A stretch of the bacterium genome encodes the following:
- the mraY gene encoding phospho-N-acetylmuramoyl-pentapeptide-transferase, with protein sequence MLYHFLYPLHEMWGGFNVLKYITFRTFAGLLTAMVFYLVLGKPFIRYLQKKQMKQVIRTDGPESHLSKKGTPTMGGALILLAVMFSVFLWGNFLSPYTWVCLFVFLGMGLVGYIDDYIKVIKKDPKGFPGRYKIIIEVFICLVASLYMYGYLGLETKLHFPFFKNFTPDLGVAYLFFTIFVVVGTANAVNLTDGLDGLAAVPSITSFATYAFLVYVVGNSIFSEYLQMPYVKDSGEVAIVCGSVVGATVGFLWYNAYPAEIFMGDVGSLALGGLLGLVALITKQELLLIMVGGLFVVETLSVITQVLSFKLTGKRIFKMAPLHHHYELKGWSEPKIIVRFWIVSFVLALAALATMKLR encoded by the coding sequence ATGCTCTATCACTTTTTATATCCCCTTCACGAGATGTGGGGCGGGTTTAATGTTTTAAAATACATAACCTTTAGAACTTTTGCCGGCCTTCTGACGGCCATGGTGTTTTACTTGGTTTTAGGCAAGCCCTTTATCCGCTACTTGCAAAAAAAACAGATGAAGCAGGTGATTAGAACCGATGGCCCCGAATCGCATTTGAGCAAAAAGGGAACGCCCACCATGGGTGGGGCACTTATTTTACTGGCGGTGATGTTTTCGGTTTTTCTGTGGGGTAATTTTTTAAGCCCGTACACCTGGGTGTGTCTTTTTGTTTTTTTGGGGATGGGGCTTGTAGGTTACATCGACGATTACATCAAAGTAATTAAAAAAGACCCCAAAGGTTTTCCAGGGCGCTATAAAATTATTATTGAAGTGTTTATTTGCCTGGTTGCTTCCCTCTACATGTACGGTTACTTGGGGCTTGAAACTAAACTTCATTTTCCATTCTTTAAAAATTTTACTCCCGATTTAGGTGTGGCCTATCTCTTTTTTACTATTTTTGTGGTGGTGGGAACTGCTAATGCCGTTAATTTAACTGACGGTTTAGATGGGTTAGCTGCGGTCCCTTCTATTACGTCTTTTGCTACTTATGCTTTTTTAGTTTACGTGGTGGGCAATAGTATTTTTTCGGAATATTTACAAATGCCTTATGTAAAAGATTCGGGTGAAGTGGCCATTGTGTGTGGATCGGTGGTGGGGGCTACTGTTGGTTTCTTGTGGTACAACGCCTATCCGGCAGAAATTTTTATGGGCGATGTGGGCTCGCTGGCTTTGGGTGGGCTTTTGGGGCTGGTGGCGCTGATTACGAAACAAGAACTTCTTTTAATTATGGTGGGTGGATTATTTGTGGTGGAAACGCTCTCGGTAATCACCCAGGTGTTGTCGTTTAAATTAACCGGCAAGCGTATTTTTAAGATGGCGCCGCTGCATCATCATTATGAGCTAAAAGGATGGAGTGAGCCTAAAATTATTGTTCGGTTTTGGATTGTATCATTCGTGTTGGCATTGGCGGCTTTGGCGACAATGAAATTGAGATAA
- a CDS encoding UDP-N-acetylmuramoyl-tripeptide--D-alanyl-D-alanine ligase gives MELTLQEIITATGGKLIAGNPAHTITRVSTDTRTVTKGDIYLALKGARFNGHNFCDEALKKGAQGLIVSENASYTQAPFVLLVAHTEKALGDIAHAWRKKFLIPVIGLTGSSGKTTTKDMMALLLSAKGAVCKTEGNLNNLIGLPQTMMTLTASHQFAVWEMGMNHFGEIDRLAEMAQPDYGLITNIGHAHLEGLGSIEGVAKAKGELFLRLSPKTTAFVNADDARVLALPTQAQKILYGKNPKADIQLKKITYTPNGMEVVVEHKKSFTYQLPFVGEYLAQNFLAASSVALTLGLTDDNIQRAILNFHPGKMRGEETKLKNGTILVVDCYNANPDSTKAALKAVSDKFPSQKKLAVLGSMLELGKNSPALHREVGGYAADTGFKSLFAFGPEGSLLADGFANKAQTFGTIEELSKAVQKELTGNEIVLIKGSRGMQMERVAELLKNDIGV, from the coding sequence ATGGAATTGACCTTACAGGAAATTATCACTGCCACTGGTGGCAAACTTATAGCCGGTAATCCGGCTCATACAATCACGCGTGTTTCTACCGATACGCGGACGGTAACAAAGGGAGATATCTATTTGGCTTTAAAAGGAGCTCGATTTAATGGGCACAATTTTTGTGATGAAGCCTTAAAAAAGGGAGCCCAAGGTCTTATTGTTTCCGAAAACGCAAGTTACACCCAAGCACCTTTTGTTCTTTTAGTTGCGCATACCGAAAAAGCCTTGGGAGACATTGCGCATGCTTGGCGTAAGAAATTTTTAATCCCTGTTATTGGTCTTACTGGCAGTAGCGGCAAAACTACCACCAAAGATATGATGGCTCTGCTTCTTTCGGCAAAAGGAGCTGTTTGTAAAACTGAGGGGAATCTCAATAATTTAATAGGTCTGCCACAAACCATGATGACGCTTACTGCATCCCATCAATTTGCTGTATGGGAAATGGGGATGAATCATTTTGGAGAGATTGACCGTTTGGCGGAAATGGCCCAGCCCGATTACGGGCTTATCACAAACATTGGGCATGCCCATTTGGAAGGTTTGGGCAGTATTGAAGGTGTGGCCAAGGCAAAGGGTGAATTATTTTTACGTCTTTCTCCCAAAACCACCGCTTTTGTAAATGCTGATGATGCTCGCGTGCTGGCTTTGCCCACGCAGGCTCAAAAAATTTTGTATGGGAAAAATCCCAAAGCTGATATCCAACTTAAAAAAATTACCTATACCCCAAACGGGATGGAAGTGGTTGTAGAACACAAAAAAAGCTTTACCTATCAGCTTCCCTTTGTAGGCGAGTACTTGGCTCAAAATTTTTTGGCGGCATCATCGGTGGCGCTTACGTTGGGCTTAACTGACGATAACATACAAAGAGCCATTCTCAATTTTCATCCAGGCAAAATGCGGGGAGAAGAAACTAAACTTAAAAATGGAACGATTCTTGTTGTGGATTGTTACAACGCTAATCCTGATAGCACCAAGGCAGCTTTAAAGGCGGTGAGTGATAAATTTCCGTCACAAAAAAAACTGGCTGTTTTGGGAAGTATGCTGGAACTGGGTAAAAATTCGCCAGCACTTCATCGTGAAGTAGGCGGCTATGCGGCCGATACTGGGTTTAAGTCTTTATTTGCTTTTGGCCCTGAGGGATCATTACTGGCCGATGGTTTTGCAAATAAAGCCCAAACTTTTGGTACCATTGAGGAACTTTCAAAAGCAGTACAAAAAGAATTAACCGGGAACGAAATTGTTCTCATTAAAGGCTCACGCGGTATGCAAATGGAACGTGTGGCTGAATTGTTAAAAAACGACATCGGAGTATAA